The following are from one region of the Stigmatella ashevillena genome:
- a CDS encoding ATP-binding protein, giving the protein MIRVRVDQVAAAFGLLVGITMVYVPYEFGARVFQPIYPSIRLLGSAFLVGSAMMIAAMLYSDWPAWFGWLGRALFLAPLTIYWWTSSVIFRGLTGGILYPLMAACLILESLPRWRDRSLLPGFLTAVALSFGVLMLFGPPQASPTLSAGLKPVALPVALLFLGSGVLLAVGRVRRQQALDRLAVGVLCVLFATLAVILAAASSWTGMELYTVVSLACLLLAFLKRLPQPSGVRWRLFRGMAFASVLPIIAVGALASVLAQKAIERELRGKAQQAVLAEAAWLEQSASIARALVSLQVQDPSLQEWARAREQAALRKRFELLEQSSGQFDEVWMLDGQGDVVQSSPRTGPVQGNFSHRDYFQGAKASSQVYLSQPFRNASGFPVVVFSSQVPPGSPNPSVFVGGVSLLRLGHQSTLASRSYHVEIFDRRDGRLLRETERGGVLTRAPILSFVKEDALSMSEGILETFDASGQRLLIAHAQVPDTPWVVVVVSHLRQAFAPVTRLSAIVVAVALLAGAISLLLSQWVGRDVAQRLEALRDGFAALKTLSLEKPIPTQGDDEVAQLTASFNEMAARIEQTQKELREAITIRDQFLSMASHELRTPLTPLKATLELLLRQASENQVLPLERQRATLERLRRQVDRITRLVSDMLDVARLQGGRLSMKRASMDLTALAREVADRIQHSSRERSAPIQLELPESRLVGVWDEQRLDQLLTNLIENAARYSPPDTPIQVRIGAEASRVHIDVEDRGIGVPAESLSSLFTPYYRARNAAQHYAGGLGLGLAICREIVERHGGTIQATSAGLGQGTRFSVSLPIDSQDTP; this is encoded by the coding sequence TTGATTCGAGTCCGTGTCGATCAAGTCGCGGCCGCGTTCGGGCTGCTCGTCGGTATCACGATGGTGTACGTGCCGTACGAGTTTGGCGCGCGGGTCTTCCAGCCCATCTACCCCTCTATCCGGTTGCTCGGCTCCGCGTTCCTGGTGGGCTCGGCGATGATGATCGCCGCCATGCTGTACAGCGACTGGCCTGCCTGGTTTGGCTGGCTCGGGCGAGCCCTGTTCCTGGCGCCGCTGACGATCTACTGGTGGACCTCCTCCGTCATCTTCCGCGGGCTGACGGGGGGCATCCTCTATCCGTTGATGGCGGCCTGCCTCATCCTGGAGTCGCTTCCCCGCTGGCGGGATCGCTCCCTGCTGCCCGGTTTTCTGACCGCGGTGGCCCTGTCGTTTGGCGTGCTCATGTTGTTCGGCCCCCCCCAAGCCAGCCCCACCCTCAGCGCGGGGCTCAAGCCCGTGGCGCTCCCCGTGGCCCTGCTGTTCCTGGGCTCTGGCGTCCTGCTCGCCGTGGGCCGGGTGCGCCGCCAACAGGCCCTGGACCGGCTCGCCGTGGGCGTGCTCTGCGTCCTGTTCGCCACCCTGGCCGTCATCCTGGCCGCCGCGAGTTCCTGGACGGGAATGGAGCTCTACACGGTCGTGTCCCTGGCCTGCCTGCTGCTCGCGTTCCTGAAGCGGCTGCCCCAGCCCTCCGGGGTCCGCTGGCGGTTGTTCCGCGGCATGGCGTTCGCCTCGGTCCTGCCCATCATCGCCGTGGGGGCGCTGGCCTCGGTCCTCGCGCAGAAGGCCATCGAGCGCGAACTGCGAGGCAAGGCGCAACAGGCGGTCCTGGCCGAGGCGGCCTGGCTGGAGCAGAGCGCGTCCATCGCCCGCGCCCTGGTGTCCCTCCAGGTTCAGGATCCCTCGCTGCAGGAGTGGGCACGAGCGCGGGAGCAGGCCGCCCTGCGCAAGCGCTTCGAGCTTCTCGAACAGTCCTCTGGACAGTTCGACGAGGTCTGGATGCTGGATGGCCAGGGGGACGTGGTGCAGTCGTCCCCCAGGACCGGACCCGTGCAGGGCAACTTCTCGCACCGGGACTACTTCCAGGGAGCCAAGGCCTCGAGCCAGGTGTACCTGTCCCAGCCCTTCCGCAACGCTTCGGGATTTCCCGTCGTGGTGTTCTCCTCCCAAGTCCCTCCTGGAAGTCCGAACCCGAGTGTCTTTGTGGGAGGGGTCTCCCTGCTGCGGCTGGGACATCAGTCGACGCTCGCCTCGCGGAGCTACCATGTCGAAATCTTCGACAGACGAGACGGACGCCTGCTGAGGGAAACAGAGCGGGGCGGAGTGCTCACGCGGGCCCCCATTCTCTCCTTCGTGAAAGAGGACGCGCTCTCGATGTCCGAAGGCATCCTGGAGACGTTCGACGCCTCCGGACAGCGGCTCCTCATCGCCCACGCCCAGGTGCCGGACACCCCCTGGGTGGTCGTGGTGGTTTCTCACCTGCGCCAAGCCTTCGCGCCCGTGACACGGCTGAGCGCCATCGTCGTGGCGGTGGCACTGCTGGCAGGGGCCATTTCGCTCCTGCTGTCCCAATGGGTCGGCCGCGACGTGGCCCAGCGCTTGGAGGCTCTCCGGGATGGCTTCGCCGCGCTCAAGACGCTGTCGCTCGAGAAGCCCATCCCCACCCAGGGAGATGATGAGGTCGCACAGCTCACGGCGAGCTTCAACGAGATGGCAGCCCGGATCGAACAGACGCAGAAGGAGCTGCGCGAGGCCATCACCATCCGGGATCAGTTCCTGTCGATGGCCAGCCATGAGCTTCGCACCCCGCTGACGCCCCTCAAGGCAACCCTCGAACTGCTGCTGCGGCAAGCCAGCGAGAACCAGGTGCTCCCCCTGGAGCGGCAGCGCGCCACACTCGAGAGGTTGCGGCGGCAGGTGGACCGCATCACCCGGCTCGTCTCGGACATGCTGGATGTGGCGCGCCTCCAAGGAGGGCGCCTGTCCATGAAGCGCGCTTCCATGGATTTGACGGCATTGGCGCGCGAGGTGGCTGACCGCATCCAGCACTCCAGCCGCGAGCGGAGCGCGCCCATCCAGCTCGAACTGCCCGAAAGCCGACTGGTCGGCGTCTGGGACGAGCAACGCCTCGACCAGCTGTTGACCAACCTGATCGAAAACGCAGCGCGCTACTCTCCCCCGGACACGCCCATCCAAGTCCGCATCGGCGCCGAGGCATCCCGGGTCCACATCGACGTGGAGGACCGGGGGATCGGCGTGCCCGCCGAGAGCCTGTCGAGCCTGTTTACCCCTTACTACCGGGCCCGGAACGCAGCCCAGCACTACGCCGGAGGCTTGGGGCTCGGCCTGGCCATCTGCCGGGAAATCGTCGAGCGTCACGGGGGCACAATTCAGGCCACGAGTGCCGGTCTCGGGCAGGGAACCCGCTTCTCCGTGTCCTTGCCTATCGACTCCCAGGACACTCCGTGA
- a CDS encoding GNAT family N-acetyltransferase has protein sequence MASRLNLRAASAGDQHALWRLHTRSITSLCQGAYSSHELRTWVELLRPEAYLPADPPRTVLVAEQEDQLVGFGQLDPVRGELEALYVSPDTVGLGVGSALLSALETLAWRANVRAMTLDASLNAEPFYRARGYVPLHAARRILTSEVHLVCTRMQKRQPLVLRSAAGEGPGQGRAPLPEP, from the coding sequence ATGGCCTCACGCCTGAACCTGCGCGCGGCGTCCGCGGGCGACCAGCATGCGCTCTGGCGGCTCCACACCCGCTCCATCACCTCGCTCTGCCAGGGGGCCTATTCCTCTCATGAATTGAGAACCTGGGTGGAGCTCCTGCGGCCAGAGGCCTATCTGCCAGCGGATCCCCCCCGGACGGTGCTGGTGGCCGAGCAAGAGGACCAGTTGGTGGGCTTCGGACAGCTCGATCCGGTCCGGGGAGAGCTGGAAGCGCTCTACGTCTCGCCGGACACGGTGGGCCTGGGCGTAGGCTCCGCGCTGCTGTCCGCGCTGGAGACGCTGGCGTGGCGCGCGAATGTCCGGGCGATGACCCTGGATGCCAGCCTCAACGCGGAGCCCTTCTACCGTGCGCGGGGCTACGTCCCCCTGCACGCGGCCCGGCGCATCCTCACCTCGGAGGTGCACCTGGTCTGCACGCGGATGCAGAAACGCCAGCCCCTGGTGCTCCGCTCAGCGGCTGGCGAAGGCCCGGGACAGGGACGTGCCCCCCTGCCCGAGCCCTGA
- a CDS encoding MBL fold metallo-hydrolase — translation MADDGPSKWLRAVFVLGGVALLGVAAAWPSLPKAGASRVEVGEALSGVDTGQSYAWVLKTRYGAALVDAGGDVEGRALLKELSVLGLSPEDVHSILITHGHMDHWAGAHLFPNARVWVGPGEAAILRGQFPLTSPVGRVTGLLPRPPVPQRLESVRDGEELALDGEKVLAIHVPGHTPGSTMYLWRDVLFTGDSLVRSNSGLAPAPFVLSESRSQNVSSLHKLLEVPFTHTADGHSGVTDNAREELRGLLR, via the coding sequence GTGGCGGACGACGGTCCATCCAAGTGGCTCCGGGCCGTGTTCGTGCTCGGCGGCGTGGCACTGCTGGGCGTGGCCGCGGCGTGGCCCTCGCTGCCCAAGGCGGGTGCCTCCCGCGTGGAAGTGGGCGAGGCGCTGAGCGGGGTGGACACCGGCCAGTCGTACGCGTGGGTGCTCAAGACCCGCTACGGTGCTGCGCTCGTGGATGCGGGCGGGGACGTGGAGGGCCGGGCGCTGCTGAAGGAGCTGTCCGTGCTGGGGCTGAGCCCCGAGGATGTGCACAGCATCCTCATCACCCACGGCCACATGGACCACTGGGCCGGCGCGCACCTCTTTCCCAATGCCCGGGTGTGGGTCGGGCCAGGCGAGGCCGCCATCCTCCGCGGCCAGTTTCCCCTGACGAGCCCCGTGGGCCGGGTGACGGGCCTGTTGCCTCGGCCGCCCGTGCCGCAGCGCTTGGAGTCCGTGCGCGACGGGGAGGAGTTGGCGCTGGATGGGGAGAAGGTGCTCGCCATCCACGTGCCGGGGCACACCCCGGGGAGCACGATGTACCTGTGGCGCGATGTCCTCTTCACCGGGGACTCGCTCGTGCGCAGCAACAGCGGCCTGGCGCCCGCGCCCTTCGTGCTGTCGGAGAGCCGTTCGCAGAACGTCTCGTCCCTGCACAAGTTGCTCGAGGTGCCCTTCACGCACACCGCGGATGGGCACTCCGGTGTCACGGACAATGCCCGCGAGGAGCTGCGCGGGCTGCTCCGCTAG
- a CDS encoding NAD-dependent epimerase/dehydratase family protein, whose protein sequence is MKLLVTGGTGFLGIHLVPKLLEAGHEVRLIGRTKPTLPSLARAEFVPGDLKDREAVRRALQGVEAVYHLAGLVSFRDRDARQMYELHVNATRELLKDVREAGVKRFILASTSGAIAVSKEERIGTEEDDYPITVVGRWPYYLSKIYEEKLTLEFCRKHSLPLVVLNPSLLMGPGDDRLSSTWTVVKFLNRELPAMPGGGISFVDARDAAEGFFQALTRGELYGRHLMGVNLSMTDFFDRLERLTGVAAPRLHLPSKVNVLGAHLLERWAKLRGTTAALDPQEVDIAEHYFYVDTTKAERELGFVARDPQQTLNDTVQYIYTKMPPKALPGIKGHLAEKREGT, encoded by the coding sequence GTGAAGCTGCTCGTGACGGGAGGCACCGGTTTTCTGGGCATCCACCTGGTGCCCAAGCTGCTCGAGGCGGGCCACGAGGTGCGGCTCATTGGCCGGACGAAGCCCACCCTGCCCAGCCTGGCCCGGGCGGAGTTCGTCCCCGGAGACCTCAAGGACCGCGAGGCGGTGCGCCGCGCCCTGCAAGGGGTGGAGGCCGTCTACCACCTCGCGGGCCTGGTCTCCTTCCGGGACCGGGACGCGCGGCAGATGTACGAGCTGCACGTGAACGCCACGCGCGAGCTGCTCAAGGACGTGCGCGAGGCTGGGGTGAAGCGGTTCATCCTCGCCTCCACCTCCGGCGCCATCGCCGTCTCCAAGGAAGAGCGCATTGGCACCGAGGAGGACGACTACCCCATCACCGTGGTGGGGCGCTGGCCGTACTACCTCTCGAAGATCTACGAGGAGAAGCTGACGCTCGAGTTCTGCCGCAAGCACTCCCTCCCCTTGGTGGTGCTCAACCCGAGCCTGCTGATGGGGCCTGGGGATGACCGGCTCTCCTCCACGTGGACGGTGGTGAAGTTCCTCAACCGGGAGCTTCCCGCCATGCCCGGCGGCGGGATTTCCTTCGTGGACGCCCGGGACGCGGCGGAGGGGTTCTTCCAGGCGCTGACACGCGGGGAGCTCTACGGCCGCCACCTGATGGGCGTAAACCTGTCGATGACGGACTTCTTCGACCGGCTGGAGCGGCTCACCGGCGTGGCGGCACCCCGGCTCCACCTGCCCTCGAAGGTGAACGTCCTGGGGGCCCACCTGCTGGAGCGCTGGGCCAAACTGCGAGGCACGACGGCCGCCCTGGATCCCCAGGAAGTGGACATCGCCGAGCACTATTTCTACGTGGACACCACGAAGGCGGAGCGCGAGCTGGGCTTCGTGGCGAGAGATCCCCAGCAGACGCTGAACGACACCGTCCAGTACATCTATACGAAGATGCCGCCCAAGGCGCTGCCGGGCATCAAGGGCCACCTGGCGGAGAAGCGCGAGGGCACCTGA
- the glgC gene encoding glucose-1-phosphate adenylyltransferase: MAKLLAMILAGGAGTRLEPLTRERAKPAVPFGGRYRIIDFVLSNFANSGVYRMKVLTQYKSDSLNNHLSRTWRMTAFLGHYVEAVPAQMRTGLDWYKGSADAIYQNLNIITDEEPDYIFVFGADHVYRMDAREMLDFHITKKAACTVAAIPVPIEQGREFGIIDVGPDGQMRQFLEKPKDPPPMPGNPKMCLASMGNYLFSTNVLVQEVVRDAADETSAHDFGKSIISELYKHAPVYVYDFAQNRVAGQEEKERGYWRDVGNIDVYYQSNMDLVEVNPIFNLYNDRWPIYTQPNNLPPAKFVFADEPNHRVGRAMDSLVSEGCIISGSGVKRSVLSPKVRVNSYSEVEDCILFENVTIGRRCRIRRAIIDKNVEIPPGMTIGYDLEEDRRRFHVTSGGVVVIPKGMKVT, from the coding sequence ATGGCAAAGCTGTTGGCGATGATTCTGGCAGGTGGTGCGGGAACCCGGCTCGAGCCGCTCACGCGCGAGCGCGCGAAGCCGGCGGTACCGTTCGGAGGCCGGTATCGCATCATCGACTTCGTTCTCTCCAATTTCGCGAACTCCGGCGTGTACCGGATGAAAGTCCTCACGCAGTACAAGAGCGACTCGCTGAACAACCACCTGTCACGCACGTGGCGGATGACAGCCTTCCTCGGCCACTACGTGGAGGCCGTCCCGGCGCAGATGCGCACCGGGCTCGACTGGTACAAGGGCAGCGCGGACGCCATCTACCAGAACCTCAACATCATCACGGACGAAGAGCCGGACTACATCTTCGTCTTCGGCGCGGACCACGTGTACCGGATGGACGCGCGGGAGATGTTGGACTTCCACATCACCAAGAAGGCCGCGTGCACGGTGGCGGCCATCCCGGTGCCCATCGAGCAGGGCCGGGAGTTCGGCATCATCGACGTGGGGCCCGACGGGCAGATGCGCCAGTTCCTCGAGAAGCCCAAGGACCCGCCCCCCATGCCGGGCAACCCGAAGATGTGCCTGGCCTCCATGGGCAACTACCTCTTCTCCACCAACGTGCTGGTGCAGGAGGTGGTTCGCGACGCGGCGGACGAGACGAGCGCGCACGACTTCGGCAAGTCCATCATCAGCGAGCTGTACAAGCACGCCCCCGTCTACGTGTACGACTTCGCCCAGAACCGGGTCGCGGGCCAGGAGGAGAAGGAGCGCGGCTACTGGCGCGATGTGGGGAACATCGACGTGTACTACCAGTCCAACATGGACCTGGTGGAGGTGAACCCCATCTTCAACCTCTACAATGACCGGTGGCCCATCTACACCCAGCCAAACAACCTCCCGCCGGCCAAGTTCGTCTTCGCCGACGAGCCCAACCACCGCGTGGGACGGGCCATGGACTCCCTGGTGTCCGAGGGCTGCATCATCTCGGGCAGCGGGGTGAAGCGCTCGGTGCTCTCTCCCAAGGTGCGCGTCAACTCCTACTCGGAGGTCGAAGACTGCATCCTCTTCGAGAACGTCACCATTGGCAGGCGGTGCCGGATCCGCCGCGCCATCATCGACAAGAACGTGGAAATCCCTCCCGGAATGACCATCGGGTATGACCTGGAGGAGGATCGCCGCCGCTTCCATGTCACCTCGGGCGGCGTGGTGGTCATCCCCAAGGGCATGAAGGTGACATGA
- a CDS encoding GGDEF domain-containing protein produces the protein MAADETRVTKISTITVGKAANRDCCLVQIHGPELGKKYVIEDVEYTIGRDEGNHIVVDLDNVSRRHARILVRQGRMFVEDLGSTNGTYLNDEEVRQAQPLRSGDLIKVGGSIFKFLDGDNIETQYHETIYTLTIADGLTGVSNKRYFLEYLEREMGRSHRYHRALSLMIFDIDHFKKINDVHGHLAGDHVLRELAQSVKRLVRREQCFARYGGEEFALVMPEDGPDKARLFAEKIRKLVEERTFMFEDKEIPVTISIGVADMTADMTEPTQFIKVSDANLYRAKKAGRNRVIG, from the coding sequence ATGGCTGCCGATGAAACTCGGGTCACCAAGATCTCCACGATCACCGTCGGAAAGGCGGCCAATCGAGATTGCTGCCTCGTCCAGATCCATGGTCCGGAGCTGGGCAAGAAGTATGTGATCGAAGACGTGGAGTACACGATTGGCCGCGACGAGGGGAACCACATCGTCGTGGACCTGGACAACGTCTCGCGCCGACACGCGCGCATCCTCGTGCGGCAAGGCCGCATGTTCGTCGAGGATCTGGGGTCCACCAACGGCACCTACCTGAATGACGAGGAGGTGCGTCAGGCCCAGCCGCTGCGCAGCGGAGACCTCATCAAGGTCGGTGGCTCCATCTTCAAGTTCCTCGATGGAGACAACATCGAGACCCAGTACCACGAGACGATCTACACGCTGACCATCGCGGACGGTCTGACCGGGGTGAGCAACAAGCGCTACTTCCTCGAGTATCTCGAGCGGGAGATGGGGCGCTCGCACCGCTACCACCGGGCGTTGTCGCTGATGATCTTCGACATCGACCACTTCAAGAAGATCAACGATGTGCACGGGCACCTGGCGGGCGACCACGTGCTGCGGGAGCTGGCCCAGTCCGTCAAGCGCTTGGTTCGCCGCGAGCAGTGCTTCGCGCGCTACGGCGGCGAGGAGTTCGCGCTGGTGATGCCCGAGGATGGGCCGGACAAGGCGCGCCTGTTCGCGGAGAAGATCCGCAAGCTCGTCGAAGAGCGGACGTTCATGTTCGAGGACAAGGAGATCCCCGTCACCATCTCCATCGGCGTGGCCGACATGACGGCGGACATGACCGAGCCGACCCAGTTCATCAAGGTGTCGGACGCGAACCTGTACCGGGCCAAGAAGGCCGGCCGCAACCGGGTCATCGGGTAG